The genomic DNA AGAACCAAAAGAAAATTTTGCAAAAACTTTAATGAAATTTCTAAGTGCGATGTTTATTACTTTTAAAGAGGATATAGTTGTGCCAAATCATAGACATCAATCACACAAATTCTAATTTATTTAAAGCGCAAAGCAGTTATTAAGCTTTGTGCTTTATTATGTTAGCCTTAAATTGCACGTATCATAATTTAACTTGAAGGAGATAACGATTTATGAAGCTAAGGCAGTTTAGTATCTATAAGATTTTAACTTATATGATTCTTGCAATTATTATATTAGAAGCTGCAGGAGAAATAGGTGGCTTTGTTATGAATCATGGTCTAGCGAAACCTATTGGCCAGCTAATCAGTGGCATAATATTTACTATTGGCACATTGATAACATTAAAGTACATTCATTCAAAGAATCCAGTTATTTTAAAAGAAATTAAATTAAAAGGGTATAGTAATAAGCGAGATTTAACCATAGCATTGGCGTTACCATTTTTAATTACATGTGTCGTACTTGTAATCGGTATTAGTACAGGGTTAATGCAAAATGTGAGCGTAAGTAAAGATATACATATTTGGGGAATGTTTTTATTTAATTGTCTTTTCGCAGTACTATATGAAGCTTTTCCAGAAGAAGTGTTAATACGTGGATTGATATTGAATGAGTTACAAAAAAAATTCAAATTTATGCCATCACTATTTATCCAACCATTATTATTTGCGATCATTGGCGGTTCAGTACATATTATTACAAATTTCATACATTTAGGTAATCCAGAATTATTGTCAGTTGTAGGTTTAATGATTCAGTTTTATATATTTGGTATCACGTTACAACTATATAGAGAATTTGCAGGTTCCTTATGGGCAAATATGTTGTTTCATTTAGTTTGTTTAGAAACGAGTAGATTTATCTTTATGAGTTCAAGCCAATCTATCATTAAATTCCATGAAACACAACAAGGCGTTTTTGGCACATTAGGATTACTGCTTGGATTATACATAGGAAGTGCGATTATTTTAGCTATTCTACTTTGGCTACGAAAAAGAAAGTACCAAAAACTAAATCAACAATAAGGAGGTACCATATCAATGATGCGCCGCTCATTACTTACATATATTCTTTTAGTTTTCGTCTTAACATATAGCATTGAAGGGTTTGTATATTTATTAGGTGGACTTCAAGCTTTTTCAATAATTGCGAATTTAGCGATGCTACTTCCCGCCATTTCAGCAATCATCGTATGGGCGATTTATTATCGTGATAATAAGTTTTGGAAATTCTTCGGACTTAGATTAGGCAAAATAAAATATTGGTTTATATATCCGATGATGATGTTAGTGATTTTAATCATCATATATTTTATCTCTTATATCATATATCCTAATCAATTTTTAAATAGCTCAGAATTACAACACAGAATGAAAGATACTTTTATTTTAATACCTGGCGTACCTGCATTCATTAGTTTATTAATACCATTAGCACTTAATTTAACAGTAGGAATCGTTTTTAGTATCATCGCTTATCTTGGTGAAGAATTAGGTTGGCGTGCATTTATGTATCCTCAATTAATTAAAATAGGATTAACAAAAGGTTTAATCATAGGTGGTACTATATGGGGATTATGGCACTTACCTCTTATTTTGATGGGTCATAATTATCCTAACCATCCAATTCTAGGAAATATAATGATGATATTAATGTGCATTCCACTTGGTATTATTCTTTATTATTCATATATCAAATCTGGAAATATCTTTGTCCCAGCGATAATGCACGGCATTTTAAATCAATTTTCGAGTACGATTACTACTTTCTCTATAAAAGAATCACAGTTTAATCCACTTATCTACGGATCAACTGGAATTATTGGAATAATCATTCTAAGTATCATTGCTATATTTTGTATTAAAAAAATGAGAATTCATGAAAGGGAAATATAGTTATTAATTTTTAGACTTCCCTATAGGGAGGATAGTCTTAAATTTAGAAAATATGGGTCAAGTTGCAAAATTTCTGCAAAAATAACGTATTTGTTCATAATTTTCGCTAGAATAAACAAGATTTTAACCATAAGATGGCAACGTAAAGGAGCGGATCAATTTGAAATCTAACCATGTTGGGGAACGTATACGAAACTTAAGGAAGTCTAAAAAGATGTCTCAAGAGAAGTTAGCAGAAAAGCTCAATGTTTCTCGACATTCTATTTCAAATTGGGAAAGAGAAGTGAGTTCTCCAGATATGCATTCATTATTGGAGATGACAGAACTTTTTGGCGTTTCTTTAAATCATTTGGTTAAAGGAGACGAGTTGATAGTGAATAAATATGTCTACGCAGCGTTAGCATTTTTTCTAGGTGGACTAGGTGCACATCGATTTTATAGAAAACAATATGGGAAGGCACTCTTATATTTATTATTTTGTTGGACAGGTATCCCTGGTGTAATAGGAATGGTAGAAGGTATCGTTGCATTTATAAAAACTGCAGATGCTCAAGGGAATATTTAAGAAACATAGGCGATTGATATTGAAGTATGTACTTTGATATCAATCGCCCTCTTTTTAATGAAAAAATACACTTATAGTATTGGGAGGACTATAAGTGTATTCACGACCATATTAGTATCATGGGAAATACTAATAATGAGTGTTGATACAATGTTCGAATACATTGTATTGTTAGGGTTATTTAGTGATTGATACGTGTACTCATCATTTAAAGGAGTGTGATTCGTACAAATCTGTTTGAAAAGAAAAGAGCATATTTTACATTAGATTTTCTAATGCCTAATACTAAAATGGATACGCTATTAATGTATCCATTTATTTTTTACCCATTTAAATTTAATTAAAACTCTTTTTCGCGGACAGAAAAATTAAAAAATTTATCTTTTTTAAAGATAGTTCAAAAATAATATTTAATTTAATATAATGTAAATCAATCCCATAATCATTGTGATACTCGCAGAAGCATTATTAAGCGTATGAACGAGAATACTATCTTTCAGACTGCCACGACGTTTGTAGGCCATATACATGCCTGCCCCCATCAAGACATACATTAAGAACGCAATAAGGTTTCCGGCACTATGATTAGCTGAGAAGATAACAGATGATAATATAAGCGGAAGTATGAAAGAACCCTTTTTAAAGATAGTTTCTTTGAAAATACCACGAAAAGTATGTTCTTCCACATAAGGTGCCACAAAAGTAATTGCGACAAAGAACACAATCAAACCAATAATGATAGAAGGGGTTAATGTATGGATGCGTTCCAAATTCTTCATGATTGCCTGGTCATTCGCAGATTGTGATTGACCATATATCACACCCATTAAAACAGATAATCCGATGGCAATTATTCTTAATACAATAAACCAAATAATATCTATTCCCACATCTTTTGGTTTCAATTTCTGATGAAAGTCCTCATAGGTATGACGACGATAATAAGTTCTAACAGCCCAAATGACAAACGCAGACAATATGATAAAACCAATAGCGAGACCAATGACTAAACCTAAATTCTCTTGCGTAACCGCAATGCCTAAAGTTGACATAGCTAAAATGGCAGGTGTTTGTACAAAAATCATAAAAAATATAAAAATTAAAACATTTAAAATGCGATTGCCTTTTGGATCAATCGCCTTGTCGTTTTGATCATTTAAAGTTTCATCATGAGCTACATCATGAGATTGTTCCATATTATGTGAAGCAGTGTGTTCCAAAATATTAACCAACTTTCTATGTATAACGTTAACTATGAACTCAAATCATATTCATAACGTTTATCATATCACAGATATATTAATACCAAGGTAATACAAAAGTTTTAAATATAACATTATATAGATAATTAGATAGTTTAAATATATGAAAATTTGTAGAAGTATAAATACATAGAGGATAAAAAGTGGACATTATAATTAAAACAATTTATTGATTAATGAAACTAAGCGTTCACACACTCAGGTAAGTAGCTCTAAAGATGGATAATAAATGACGTTGCGCGTGGGGCCCCAGCAAAGAGATTTTCAACATGAAAATCTACAAGCAAAGCAAGCTGGGGTTGAGGAACTTAAGTGTTCACACACTTAAGTAAGTAGTTCTAAGATAGATAACGAAACGTAGTTGAGTGACGCCTGAGGGAA from Staphylococcus taiwanensis includes the following:
- a CDS encoding CPBP family intramembrane metalloprotease, which gives rise to MVNILEHTASHNMEQSHDVAHDETLNDQNDKAIDPKGNRILNVLIFIFFMIFVQTPAILAMSTLGIAVTQENLGLVIGLAIGFIILSAFVIWAVRTYYRRHTYEDFHQKLKPKDVGIDIIWFIVLRIIAIGLSVLMGVIYGQSQSANDQAIMKNLERIHTLTPSIIIGLIVFFVAITFVAPYVEEHTFRGIFKETIFKKGSFILPLILSSVIFSANHSAGNLIAFLMYVLMGAGMYMAYKRRGSLKDSILVHTLNNASASITMIMGLIYIILN
- a CDS encoding CPBP family intramembrane metalloprotease produces the protein MKLRQFSIYKILTYMILAIIILEAAGEIGGFVMNHGLAKPIGQLISGIIFTIGTLITLKYIHSKNPVILKEIKLKGYSNKRDLTIALALPFLITCVVLVIGISTGLMQNVSVSKDIHIWGMFLFNCLFAVLYEAFPEEVLIRGLILNELQKKFKFMPSLFIQPLLFAIIGGSVHIITNFIHLGNPELLSVVGLMIQFYIFGITLQLYREFAGSLWANMLFHLVCLETSRFIFMSSSQSIIKFHETQQGVFGTLGLLLGLYIGSAIILAILLWLRKRKYQKLNQQ
- a CDS encoding NINE protein translates to MKSNHVGERIRNLRKSKKMSQEKLAEKLNVSRHSISNWEREVSSPDMHSLLEMTELFGVSLNHLVKGDELIVNKYVYAALAFFLGGLGAHRFYRKQYGKALLYLLFCWTGIPGVIGMVEGIVAFIKTADAQGNI
- a CDS encoding CPBP family intramembrane metalloprotease, yielding MMRRSLLTYILLVFVLTYSIEGFVYLLGGLQAFSIIANLAMLLPAISAIIVWAIYYRDNKFWKFFGLRLGKIKYWFIYPMMMLVILIIIYFISYIIYPNQFLNSSELQHRMKDTFILIPGVPAFISLLIPLALNLTVGIVFSIIAYLGEELGWRAFMYPQLIKIGLTKGLIIGGTIWGLWHLPLILMGHNYPNHPILGNIMMILMCIPLGIILYYSYIKSGNIFVPAIMHGILNQFSSTITTFSIKESQFNPLIYGSTGIIGIIILSIIAIFCIKKMRIHEREI